One region of Erythrobacter insulae genomic DNA includes:
- a CDS encoding NAD(P)/FAD-dependent oxidoreductase, with protein MNGFTRRQAVTWTAAGTLVSACSGSNAGSGPRIAVIGAGIVGASIAYHLAKGGAQVTILDRHDAATRASRGTFAWLNATWAKQPRHYHRLNQLGLARWQELEKELGIPVKWGGSIEWFGDADRQDLLARQIAEQVAWGEPAAMIGPERLGELEPKVNFAGVRTAAFSPNDGAVDPVLATRSMIDAAAKLGAVIKTNCAVLSAATSREGASILQTDCGDLEVDAYVLATGADPDAAQALANMDLPQRSTPGVIVVTKPADPLLDRILVAPGVHIHQRLDGRIVLGEQDGAPQNNAHAARLADRPNRFPNADFAGQHSSRIMAIAEQFVPGISRTEIEDVYIGWRPLPLDGHPVMGFAPDRPNAYIAIAHSGVSLAPILGKLAAQEILGQSSSDLLADYRPDRDFAEVRRY; from the coding sequence ATGAACGGATTTACTCGCAGGCAAGCCGTAACATGGACCGCGGCGGGAACGCTGGTTTCGGCATGCAGCGGCTCTAACGCGGGTTCCGGGCCACGGATTGCGGTGATTGGCGCGGGCATTGTCGGCGCTTCGATTGCCTATCATCTTGCCAAGGGCGGGGCGCAGGTCACCATTCTGGACCGCCACGACGCCGCAACGCGCGCAAGCCGCGGCACATTTGCATGGCTCAACGCGACATGGGCGAAACAACCGCGGCATTATCACCGTTTGAACCAGTTGGGGCTTGCCCGATGGCAGGAGCTTGAGAAGGAGCTCGGCATTCCCGTTAAATGGGGCGGATCAATCGAATGGTTCGGCGATGCAGACCGTCAGGATTTGTTGGCGCGACAGATCGCCGAACAGGTTGCGTGGGGAGAGCCAGCCGCGATGATCGGGCCAGAGCGCCTTGGCGAGCTTGAGCCGAAAGTAAATTTCGCCGGAGTCCGGACAGCGGCATTTTCCCCCAATGACGGCGCGGTTGATCCTGTTCTGGCGACACGCAGCATGATCGACGCGGCGGCGAAATTGGGCGCGGTGATTAAAACCAATTGCGCTGTCCTGTCGGCTGCGACGTCGCGAGAAGGCGCAAGCATCCTGCAAACCGATTGCGGAGATCTGGAAGTCGATGCCTATGTCTTGGCGACGGGCGCGGATCCTGATGCGGCGCAGGCGCTTGCCAATATGGATCTTCCTCAGCGCAGCACGCCCGGCGTGATTGTTGTCACAAAACCGGCAGACCCCTTGCTTGATCGAATTCTTGTTGCGCCGGGTGTGCACATTCATCAACGTTTGGACGGGCGCATTGTGCTGGGCGAACAAGATGGAGCACCGCAGAATAATGCGCATGCTGCGCGGCTTGCGGATCGGCCAAACCGGTTCCCGAATGCGGATTTTGCCGGCCAACATTCCAGCCGGATTATGGCCATCGCAGAACAGTTTGTGCCGGGAATAAGCAGGACCGAAATAGAGGATGTCTATATCGGCTGGCGGCCTTTACCTTTGGACGGTCACCCCGTGATGGGTTTCGCGCCGGACCGGCCAAATGCTTATATCGCCATCGCGCATAGCGGCGTTTCGCTCGCCCCGATCCTGGGCAAATTGGCTGCGCAGGAAATATTGGGGCAGAGCTCTTCCGATTTGCTCGCAGATTACAGGCCTGACCGTGATTTTGCAGAGGTGCGGCGGTATTAA